The Streptomyces sp. NBC_00335 DNA window ACAGCCTGATCGGCGCCTGGCAGCACATCGAGTACGTCCTCGGCCACAACCTGGACCGCCGGATGTACGACATGCTGAACGTCATCCAGACCATCCCCGGCGCGGTCGGCTCCTTCCGCAAGGAGGCGCTGCGACGGGTCGGCGGGATGAGCGACGACACCCTCGCCGAGGACACCGACATCACCATCGCGGTCCTCTGCGACGGCTGGCGGATCGTCTACGCCGAGAACGCCCGCGCCTGGACCGAGGCTCCCGCCAGCCTCCAGCAGCTCTGGTCCCAGCGGTACCGCTGGAGCTACGGCAGCATGCAGGCGATGTGGAAGCACCGCGGCGCGGTGACCTCCCGCGGGCCGGCCGGGCGCTTCGGCCGGGTCGGACTGCCGCTCGTCGTGCTGTTCGGCGTGATCGCCCCGCTGCTGGCGCCGCTGGTCGACCTGTTCCTGCTGTACGGCGTGCTCTTCGGGGACGCCGGGATCACCCTCACCAGCTGGGGCGGCTTCATCCTGCTCCAGGCCGTGCTGTCCTGGTACGCCTTCCACCTCGACCACGAGAAGCCCTGGTACCTGATCAGCCTGCCGATCCAGCAACTGGTCTACCGGCAGCTGATGTACATCGTCCTGCTGCAGTCCGCGATCACGGCGATGACCGGCGGCCGGCTGCGCTGGCAGAAGCTCCGGCGCACCGGCGAGGTCGCAGTACCGGTGGAGGCCTGATCATGACCGCATACACAGACCTCGGGCGTCATCAGGACACCGTCCAGCTGAGGATCCCCGCCGTCCTGCGCCAGCGGCAGGAGCCCGATCCGGAGCCGGAGCCGCAGGCGCCGTCCCCGCGCAAGGGCGGCCGCGACCGCTACCTCGACCTGCTGCGCGCGCTGGCCCTGGTCCGCGTGATGATCTACCACAACTTCGGATGGTTCTGGCTGCCCCTCGTCTTTCCGTCGATGGGCGTGATGTTCGCGCTGGCCGGCTCCCTGATGGCCCGCTCGCTCAGCCGTCCCGCGCTCGGAGTGATCCGCGGCCGACTGCGCCGCCTGCTGCCGCCGATGTGGCTGTTCGGCGCCGTCCTGATCACCCTCCAGATCATCGACGGCTGGGGCCCCGACTCCGACGGCCACCCCACCTGGTGGTGGACCAAGCTGGCGTTCTGGATCCTCCCGCTGAGCACTCCGCCGTACGCGGACGCCCTGCCCGGTTTCGGCCTGGTGGAAGGCGGCTGGGCCCTGCAGATCACCGTCCCGCTCTGGTACCTGCGGGCCTACCTCTGGTACGTGCTGCTCTCACCGCTGATGCTCTGGGCGCTGCGACGGCTTCCGTGGGTGACGCTGTTCAGCCCCCTGGCGCTGCTCATCGTCATGAACTCCTTCTTCGCCGACCAGGAGTTCATCTACGGCCGGGTCTGGGAGACCGCCAACGACTTCACCATGTTCGGCTCCTGCTGGATCCTCGGCATGGCCCACCAGGAAGGGCTGCTCAAGAGGATCCCGCAGTACGTCCTGCCGTCCATCGCCCCGCTGGTCATGGTGGCCGCCCTCTGGTACCTGCAGACCCGCCCGGTCGACCCGACCGTGCACACCGACATCGAGGCCTGGCCGATCGCGCAGGCCCTGTGGTCCCTGGGCTTCGTCGCCATCCTGCTCCACGTCAGCCCTTCCTGGGACCAGTGGCCCAGGCTGCTGGAACGCTGGAACGGCCTGGTCAGCCTGCTCAACTCGCGCGCGGTCAGCGTCTACCTGTGGCACCAGGTGGCACTGGTGGCCGCGATCCCGCTGATCGACCCCCTCTGGAGCGTCCCCTTCTTCTACGACAACCTCCAGTGGCTGCTGGCCAGCCAGTGGTTCACCCTGCTGGTGGCGATCCCGCTGGTCGGCCTCCTGGTCCTGACCTTCGGCTGGGTCGAGGACGTGGCCGCCAAACGCTCACCACGGCTCCTGCCGTACCCGCGCCGCCAACGGGGCAGGCGCCGCTCCACCGAGTGACGGGGGCCGCACCGGCATCCAGGGGCCGCTCCGGAGCGATCCGAAGCGGCCCCTCGGCCGTTCCCGGGACAGGGAACGGGACCCTGCTGATCAGGCGTGGGCCGCTGCGCCCCGCGCACGCGGCAGCGGTGTGCCGACCAGCGGACCCGAACGGCCGGAACCGGCCCTCTTGACCGTGAAGTGCACCTGGAGAACTCCGGTCCAAACGAGCGCCGCGCCCAGCAGGTGGAGCATCACGAGGAGCGAGGGCAGGGCCGTCACCGACTGGACCAGTCCCACGAGCCCCTGGCCCAGGAGTACGGCCAGGAAGACGGCCGTCTTGCGGCGCGCGGCGCCGAAGCCGTCCTCGGGCAGTGCGCGGAGCAGGGCTACGGCCAGGACCAGGACCGCCCCGGCCAGCATGCCGTGGACGATGGTCACGGCCGTCCAGTCGAAGGGCATCCGCGCCACGTCGGAAGAGTCGCCCGCGTGCGGACCGGAGCCGGTGGCGAGCGTGCCCACCACGACCAGCAGGGCCGTCACCGCGACCAAGGCCGCCGACAGCGACCGGATCCGCGCGGCGGAACGCGGCGCGAGGGGGACCGGCACGCCGGTCGGACCCTGGTCATCGCCGCCCCGCGCGCCGAGCCCGGCACCGCCGGCGGCATCGGCATCGGCATCGGCATCGGCGTACGCCGCATGCCAGGTGTACACCGCGGCGGTGAGCAGCAGCGTGGCGGCGAGGAAGTGTGCGGCAACGATGTACGGGCTCAGCCGCATCCATACGGTCACTCCACCGACGACCGCGTTGAGCACGACGATCCAGAACTGCGCCCAGCCTCCGCGCAGCACCGCGGGCATCGGCTTCTCCTGGAGCCGTGCGGTGATGATGACCCAGCCCACCACCGCGCACAGCGCCCCGGTCAGGAGCCGGTTCCCGAATTCGATGGCGCCGTGCACCCCCATCTCCGCGGTGGGGGCCAGCGTCTCTCCCGTACACATGGGCCAGTCCGTGCAGCCGAGACCGGAGCCGGTGACGCGGACGATCCCGCCGGTCACGATGATCGCGATGCTCGCCACGACCGAACCCAGTGCGGCGACTCTGACGCTTCTCGCTCCGAGCGAGTACCTGCCGGCAAGCCATGAGAAGGGAGTGCGCACGATCAGCCTTCCTCGAAGTCGCCGGGACGCGGCGCGGTGCGGGACCTCAGGGTACGCCGCGGGTCCGCCCGGTCCGGAGGGGCGTGCTTCCTGCCCTGCCGCTGCCCGTCGGAGCGCTTTATCCTGATTTCACCTATATTCTGGGAAACGTGATCGAGTCTGGACGGCCCCGGCTCCTCAGGCGCCCCGGCCAGGGATGGCTTGTGCGGCTGTCACCGGTCATCCTGACCGTCGTCATCGCCAGCTTCGCTTACACGACCCCGCCGGAAATGGCCTTCAGCCGTCTCCTGCCCGCTGCGCCGGCCCTCGCCGCCGCCATGTGGCCGGTGCTCCCCACCGTCCTGCTCGGGACGGTCTGCCTCCTCCTGATGATCGGCCTCAGCCTCGTCTTCCCCGACCTGGGGACGTGGTGGACGGCCTCCGGGATCATCGCGGTGACCGTGGCCGCCGCGTACGGAAGCCACGTCCGGCTCCAGCGGGAGCGCACGCTCCTCCAGGTGCGGCTCGTCGCCGACGCGGCGCAGCAGGTGGTGCTGAGCCCCATGCCGCACCGCATCGGCGGCATCGAGATCGAGTCGCTGTATCTGGCGGCCGCGGCGGAGGCCCGTATCGGCGGGGACTTCTACGAAGGCGTCGACACGCCCTACGGGGTCCGGCTCCTCATCGGTGACGTGCGGGGCAAGGGCCTTCCGGCGGTGGGGGCGGCCGCGGCGATCGTCAACGCCTTCCGGGAGGCGGCCTTCGGAGAGCGCTCCCTGATGAGCGTCGCACGCAGGCTGGACGCCAGCAGCACGCGGTACAACGCCGCCTTTCCCCCCGAGGGGCCGATGGAGCGCTTCGCCACCGCGCTCCTCGTCGAGATCCCGCACGAGGGCGGACGCATCGACATCCTCAACTGCGGGCACCCACCGCCGCTGATCCTGAACCGAGGGAAACTCCGTGTCCTGGACCCGGGCGACCCGTCCCCGCTCCTCAGCCTCGCGGAGCTGATCGGCGATCGGTACAGCGTCGACACCTTCGACTTCGCCCTCGGCGACGTACTGCTCCTGTACACCGACGGGATCGCCGAAGCCCGCGCCCGCGACGGCGAGTTCTTCCCGCTGACGACCTGGATGCGCCGGCAGCCGGCGGCCCCGCCCCGCGATCTGCTCACGGCTCTGCACCGTGATCTGCTCCGCTACAGCAGAGGGCGCCTCGACGACGACATCGCCGCCCTCGCCGTACGCCTGTGCGCGCCCTGAGGGCAGGCGCTGCCCCGGGGCGGTCAGCCGGCAGGCTGCCCCGCGCCTTGACCCGTACCGCCCGTACCGCCCGTCCAGCCCGGATCGCGTCCGCTCAGCCCGACCGCCCGGTCCAGCAGCGGTGCGTCGTCCGGTACGGGGACCACGGGGCCGAAGATGTCCCCGCCGTCGCCCTCTTCCCCCGCCGATTCCAGGAGGAACGCGTACGAGGTGTCCAGCGCGGCCCGATCGGGTGCGTACTCCTGGCCGGTGGCCCGGGCCAGGTCCCAGCCGTGGATCACCAGTTCGTCGACGGCCACCACACCCGCGATCTCGGCCGGCAGGTCCACGCCGCCCGCGCGGGTCATGCCGGTCCAGGCGGCCGGATCCCGCCAGGCCTCGGCCAGTTCGCCGAGGACCCGGGGCAGTTCCTCGCGCCAGCCGGCGGGGAGGGAGGGCACGGCCGTGTCGGGGGCCGTGTCCGTGGTGGAGCCCAGGTCCTTGCGGGCGGCGTCACGGAAGGCGGTGGCGAGGCCGGCGAGGTGGCCCAGCAGGTTGCCGACCGCGTACTCGGGGCAGGGCGTCGGGTCGGTGAGCCGGGCGTCCGGGACGCCCGCCGCGAGACGGGCCACGATCCGGGCTTGCGGTCCGAGGTCGAGAAGTGTCCTACCGGTCATCTGCCGCTCCTTCGGGGCCATGGGTCTGGAGGGTAGACCGGCGGCGGTGCCCGAACTCATCGCGACGCGAGCGGAAATCTCCCCCGGAGGGACGACTCGGCTCGGGAGGGGAACGAACCCCTCCCGAGCATCATGTGAGCCGGGGGGCGCCCAGGGGCCCTAGGTGCGCAGCGACACGCTCAGGGGCAGCTGATGCGGGTGTCGCCCGGGTCGGTGGTGCAGGTGTCGGAGCCCATGCCGCCGTCGGCGGTGTCGTTGGCGCCGACGCCGTCGGTGGTGGTCAGGCGGTCGTTGCCGTAGTAGCCCGTGAGGGTGTCGTTGCCCGGGCCTCCACTCAGCGTGTCGTCGCCGAAGCCCCCGTCGATGTTGTCGTTGCCGGGCCCGCCGTGGACGGTGTCGTTGCCGTAGCTCGCGCGGACGGTGTCGTTGCCGCTGAGGGCGCAGATGATGTCGTTGAAGTAGCCGCCGTTCAGGGTGTCCGTACCGCTGGTGCCGATGATCGTGCAGCCGCGGGAGTTGTTCACCGAGGTCGAGGCGCCGGCGCTGTTGTTGGCCGGGTTCGGGTCCTGGGGCGTGGCGGTGGCGGAGGCGGTGTTCGTCAGGGTGCCGGTGGCACGCGGTTCGGCCGTCACCGTGACCGTGGCGCTCGCGCCCGGTGCGAGGCTGCCGAGGACGCAGTTCGCGCTGGTCGCCGTGGTCGTGCAGGTGCCCTGGGAGGGGACGGCCGACAGGAGAGTGCCGCCGGCTCCCGAGAGGGTGTCGGTGAGCGTCACGCCCGTCGCGGTCGCGGTGGACGTCGAGGCGTTGGTGACCCGGACCGTGTACGAGGCCTGGTCACCGATGCTCACGGTCGTCGTGCCGGTCTTCGTCACCGACAGGTCGGCGGCCGGCGGGGGCGGGGTGCTGCCGCCGCCTTCGTAGCGGGCGATGCCGAAGGCGCCCAGCCCGGCCAGGCCCGCGGCCACGATCTTCCCGTCGGGCTGTACGAGCAGCCCCCGGATCTCCTCCCCGCCCAGCATGCCGGTGTACACCCGGCCGTCACCGCCGCCGAAGCCGGTGTCCAGGGTGCCGTTCGGCAGGTAGCGGGCGAGGGCGAAGTCGGAGGCCTCCTGGCTGTCCGGGTCGTCGGCCGTGCCGCCGACGAGGATCTTCCCGTCCTGCTGGAGCGTCATGTCGTACGCCACCGCCGTGCTGAGGGGCCAGACGGTGGTGACCCGGCCGCCGGTGCCGAAGGCGGGGTCGGGACTGCCGTCCGCGGTGAACCGGGCCAGTGCGAAGCCGGTGTTGGTCGTCCCGGCGGCGACGACCGCACCGTCGGACCGGACCGCCACGGCCCGGCCGAAGTCCGTACCGCCGAAGTCGGCGGTGGCCATGCCGTCGCCGCTGAAGGAGGTGTCGAGGCTGCCGTTGGACAGGTAGCGGGCCACTCCGAAGTCGAAGGCCGTGCTGCCCACGGAGCCCACCGCGACGAACCTGCCGTCCGGCTGGAGCGCCAAGCCGGTGGCCTGGCCGCCCGCGTCACCGGGGAAGGCAGGAGCGAAGCCCGCCACCACCGTGCCGTCCCCGCCGAAGGAAGGGTCGGGACTGCCGTCCGCGTTCAGGCGGGCGAGCGCGAAGCCCGCCCCGCCGCTGAGGCCCACCGCGAGGATCTTTCCGTCCGGCTGGACGACCAGGTCGGCGGCCCCCGAGGCATTCCCGAACGATTCGACGCGCACGAGGCCGGCGGTGCCGAAGTTCTGGTCGGGGGAGCCGTCGGTGTTGTAGCGGGCGAGGGAGAAGAAGCAGCAGCCGCCGCCCTCGTCCGCGACCTCCGTCCGGCCGGCGACCACGATCTTCCCGTCGGAGGGCTGTACCGCCACCGCCTCGGCCTGGTCGTCACCCCCGAAATCGCTGGTCACCCGGCCGTCACCGCCACCGAAGCCGGTATCGACGCTGCCGTTGGCGTTGTACCGGATCAGCGCCATGTCGAACGGGACGCCCGGCCCCGTGACGCGGCCGGCCACGACCAGCTTGCCGTCGCCCTGCCGGGCGACGTCCAGACCCTCGGCGTAGTCCCACGGGCCGCCGTCGTCGGGGAAGTACGTCTGGACCCTGCCGGAGTCGGCGAAGGAGGGGTCCAGGTCCCCAGGGGCCGCCAGCGCCGTACCGGGTAGTGCGAGGAGCAGCGTCAGGGCGGCTGCCGCCACCGTGGCCGCCCTTCCACCGGCGCGGGCGGGGCGGCGGCGCCCCTCGGGTGGCATGGGGTGTGCGTGGGTCATGGGCGTACGGACCTCCGAGTCGCGCCGGGCAGTGAGCAGGCAGCAGCTTCGTGCCGGACGCGCGCCCGACGGCCGAGGCGGGGGCCGGGCTAAGCCGCCTGAGGGAGGGGATCCACTCCCGTGGGCGAACTGGGCGAACTGGGAGAACCGGGCGAACCGGGAGGCAGGGGCGGCCGGGGTGAGCGGGGAGGGGCCGGCCTCCCCCGGACTCCGGCCCTCCTCAGACCACGGAGAGCAGGTCCACCACGAAGACGAGCGTCGAACCCGCCGGAATCAGCGGCGAGGGGGACTGGTTGCCGTAGCCGAGGCGCGGGGGAACGATGATCTCGCGCCGGCCGCCGACCTTCATCCCCCTGATTCCCCGGTCCCAGCCCTTGATGGCCCGTCCGCCACCCACGGCGAACTTGAACGGCTCCCCCCGGTCCCACGAGGCGTCGAACTCCTTTCCGGACGCGAAGGTGACCCCGACGTAGTGAACCCGGACGACCCTGCCCGGCTTCGCCTCGGGCCCGTCCCCGACGACGAGGTCGCGGACGGTCAGCTCCTGGGGAGCATCACCCTCCGGACGTTCGATCTCGGGCTTCGTCAGTTCGCTCATCGCAGCCTCATCGCTTCGTCGCCGCAGTCCCTCGTACGGACCGGCCGGGCGCATGGTCGGTCCATGCAGCAGACGATCACGCTACTCCGCATCACCGTCCGCGGCGGCACGGCATGGGCCGCGCTCGCCCCGGCCGGCTACGCCTCTTGTTCGGTCTCGACCTGCGCGTGCCAGTCCCGTTTGACGGCGCTCCACGCCTCGTCGCTCTGGCCCTGGCGCCAGTAGCCGGAGAGGGAAAGGTGTTCGCGCGGGACCTGCCGCTCCTGGCGGAGGTGGCGGCGAAGTTCCTTGACGAAGCCGGCCTCGCCGTGGACGAAGACGTCCGGGGTGCCGTCGGGGAAGGCGAACGAGGTGACCGCCTCCAGGAGCGCTTCGCCGATCGGGCGCTCGCCCCGGTGGAGCCATACCGGGACGACACCGTCCGGGGTCACGACCTTCTGTTCCTCCGCCGGGCCGGACACCTCGATGAAGGCGTGCACGGTGGCCCCCCGCGGCATCCGTTCCATGGCCACGGCGATGGCCGGAAGCGCGCTCTCGTCCCCGGCCAACAGGTGCCAGTCGGCCGTCGGTTCGGGTGCGTAGGAGCCACCGGGGCCGATGAAGTACACCCGCTCGCCCGGCTGGACCCGGGCCGCCCACGGACCGGCGAGGCCTTCCTCGCCGTGGACGACGAAGTCCACCGACAGCTCCAGCAGCTCCGGATCCCAAGCGCGCACGGTGTAGACCCGGTTGCGCGGCCACTCCTCGCGCGGGAACGCCGCTCGGATGTGCCCCATGTCCCAGGGCTCCGGGTAGGTGACGCCCTCGGCCGCGAAGAGGAGTTTGATGTAGTGGTCGGTGAAGCGGTCGGCCGCGAACCCGGCCAGTTCCTCACCGCCCAGGACCACCCGCACCATGTGCGGGGTCAGCTGCTCGGTGCGCACGACGCGTGCGGTCCCGGTCTTGCGCGCGGGCCGTTCGGCCACGACGCCTCCTCCACGTGAGAGTTCGGGTGATGAGGGCCTGGGGCCCCGGGAAGGCGCAGCCTACTGGGCGAGGGATTCCGGGGCCGTGACGCCCAGCTCCCGAGCGCGCTCCAGCAGGTCCTGCCGCACCTTCGGTGCCACCGGGATCCCCTGGCGCCGGCCGTCTTTACGATCGCTGGTCACGGCAGCCGTCTCGGCCGTCCGGTGGTGTTCTACGGGGCGCGGTGGACGCGGGCGAGGACGAGGACCGTGTCGTCGGTCGGCGGGGTGGGCAGCAGGCTCGCGAGGATGCCGTCCGCCGCCTGTTCCAACGGCCTTGGAGCTCCTTGCAGTTCGCTGCGCAGTGCTTCCAGACCGGCCTCGATGTCCCGGCCGCGTGCCTCGATGAGGCCGTCGGTGTACAGGGCGAGGGTCGCGTTCGCGGGGAGTTCGATCTCGGTCGTCCGGAAGGGGAAGCCGCCGACGCCGAGCGGAACTCCGAGGACTTCGTCGATGGTCTCCACCGTGCCGTCCGGTCGGAGCACCAGGGGCGGGGGATGGCCGGCGCTGGCGATGCGGGCGCGGCCGGTCTTCGGGTCGTAGACGATGTGCAGGCACGTCGCCAGCTCGATGCCGGCCTCCCGGGCGCACGCGTCGAGCTCGGTGAGCAGCTCGGCGGGCTCGCTGTCGTGCCTGGCCAGGGCCTTGGTGGTGATGCGCAGGCGCCCCATGGCCGCGGCGGCCGACACTCCGTGCCCCATCACGTCGCCCACCACGAGGACGACCCGGCCGTCGGGCAGGCTGATCACGTCGTACCAGTCGCCACCGACCTCGGTGATCCGGCTGCCGGGCACGTACCGGTGGGCCACGTCCACGTACGGGCTGGTCGCCAGCGCGCTGGGCAGCAGGGCCCGCTGCAGCGTGAGGGCGATGTCCTGGACGCGGCTGTACAGGCGGGCGTTGTCCAGGCAGATCGCGGCGCGTGAGGCGAGCTCGCCCGCAAGGCTGACGTCGTCCCGGGTGAAGGGCGGCCGGTCCCCGGACCGGCCGAACATGGCGATTCCCTGGACGGTGCCCCTGGCGATGAGCGGGGCGACGAGGACGCAGGCCAACCCGCTCTCGGCGAAGAGCCGCGCGCGTGACTCGATCAGGACGGTCCGGGCCAGGAACTCCTCGTTCACCACGGCGGAGATCGCCCGACCGGTGCGCAGCATGTCGTGGATGACGGAGCCGGGCGGATACCGCACCGTCTCCACCCCGCTCACGAGTTCGGTGGCCGGAGGGGGCAGGATCGTCCCGGAGGCGATCCTGCGGGTGATCAGCAATCTCGCCGGGTCGAAGACCTCGTCCTCGTCCATCCACTCCACGACCTCGACCACGGCGCCGTCGCAGAAGTCCGGCATCGACGCGTCGACCAGCTCCTGGGCGGTGATGTTCACGTCCAGGGTCGTCCCGATACGCGTGGAGGCCCCGTCCAGCAGGGCGAGGCGCCGACGGCTTGCGGTGGCTTCCAGGATGGCCTGTTCCCGGTCCGTCACGTCCACCATCAGCCCGCCCACTCCGGGGCGCGAGCCGACCGCCTGACTCAGGGGGAAGAAGCTCACCGACCGCACCTGGTCACGGTCCGGATGTCCGCGCGGGCGCAGACCGACCAGCGTCCCCACGACCGGCGCTCCGCCCAGCGCGACGTCCCGGAGCATGCGCTGGTACTCGCCGCCGTCGGACATGATCATGAACTCGTCCATGCGCCGCCCGAGGTGCGCCTCGATCGGCAGGCCGTCCATGTCGGCGAGCGCTTGGTTGAGGTGGACGTACCGCAGGTCCGGGTCGAGCATGACCAGACCGATGGGGCAGGTCTCGAAGAGTGCGTCGAGGAAGGCGAGGTTGGTCTTGACCCGGTCGAGCTCGTCACTGCGGCTCGCCAGGACCATCACCACCGAACGCCCTGCGGCTCCGGTCACGGAGAAGGCCCGGAAGCCGCACTCGAAGACGGTGGCGTCACGATGCCGCGCCGCCAGCCGCCCCCTCCAGTACCCGAGGGTCCGGCCCCGCTCCGTCAGCCGCGTACAGGATTCGGATCCGCTGCGAGACCCGTCGGCGAAGAGGACGGCGCCGGGCCCGGACAGGACCGAGGCGGAGTCGTACCCGAAGAGGTCCCGCGCGCCGGGCCCCCAGTAACAGACGCGGTCGCCGTCATCGATGCCGAGGACGGCCACGGGCACGTGCTCCAGCAGTGTCCCGGGCTCGGACCAGAACGGGCCGTGAGCCTCCTCGCCCCCCGGCAGAGCCGATGGCACGAGACGTCCCCTTCCACCCGCCGTTCCCTCCATTATGCGGGCCCCACGCGACGGTGCGCGGCGGGAAGCGTGCCGCGGCGGGCGCCGTGGTGGCCGCCCGAGGTCAGCCGGAAGCGGCAGCCATCGCCATCTGGCTCCGAGACCTCACCAAGGAGCCGTCAGGCACTGCCTAGTGCCACATTTCGCGGTCCTTCACGGTGAGCTCGACGACGGCCGCGTCCCGGACGTTCTCGATGTCCCGGATGTAGGGCGCCGCATTCGGGTCGTGCGTGCAGAAGGTGACGGTGGCAGTAAGGAGATCGTCGTCGACTCCGCCCATGGAGAGGATGAAGTAGGACCGGACTTCCTGGTCCCCGAATTTCCGCTCCGCCTCGCCGAGACATCCGAACGCATAGGCGAGGCACCTCCTGAGGAGGGGGCCCGTCCGCTCGGATTCCGCCGGCGGCAGATCGTAGTCGGTCATTCCCCGGCCGTTGATCGACGTTTCTTCCTGGAGCACGTCGAAGTACGAGGTGGTGATGTCCGGGATCAGTCCGGTCAGCACGCGTGCGCCGTTGGGGGTGTAGGACCAGCCTTCATCCTTGACCTCGAGGAACATGGGTGGGATGTCCGCGTCGGTGAGCCTCGTCGGGGGGTGTTCCGCCAGAAGCCGGGTCATCTTCTCGTTGATTTTCATGACTATCCCTCGCCGAGAGCGGAGAGGCCCTTTCTGATGGCTCCGATGAATCCTGGAGTATTGCCCACGGCCTTCTCGATGGAGCGTGGCAGCCCCTCGAATTTCCCCGTTTTGAAATCGTACTGGTACTTGGCGCCCTTGTTGCCCTGGTCCTGGAAGTGCAGCTGGCCTGCGCGCCCACCGGGATCCGGGTTCTCCACGTCGATGCGATACTGCCCGTGATTCCAGAGGGTCTTACTGGTGATCTGGGTCGCGCACACCGTCGTGGTCCCAGGTGATGGCCACCGGGTGGGGAAAGTCGGGCGTGGAAGTGACCTGTTCGCACAGGGTGGATCCGTCCCAGGTGAAGGTGACCTGCTCCCGGACCGTGGACCCGTCACCACTGAGCCGCTGCTTGGCGACGCGACGGCCGAGCGGGTCGTAGAGATATCGCCACACCGTGCCGTCCGGTCCGCGTCCACACCCCCGCTCCACGCGTCCGCGGTACGAGCCACCCCTGCTGAAAGGCCGTCACATCGGCCCGCCGGGTGTGCTCGTCGCCCGGATCCGTTCGGTGGCGAGGGCGGGATCGATGAGGATCTTGGCATGGGCTTCGGGGTTGCTCAAGGTGGTGAAAGCAGCCGGGACGCCCGCCAGTCCCACGTGCCCGGTGACGAGGTGGGCGGCGTCGAGGGTGCCGTTGGCGAGTGCGTGCAGAGTGTCCCGGAATTCCAGCGGTGTGTACCCGACGGCGAACCGAAGGTCGAGTTCCTTGTTCACCGCGAGCGAGGGGCGCAGGGTGTCGGGGCCCATGCAGACGCCGACGACCACGATGCGCGTGTGCAGGGGAGCGGCGGCAAGAATCCCGTCGATCATGCCCGGCGTTCCGACGCACTCGAACACCACGGGCCTGTCCGGTCGGGTCGCACCGGCCTTGTCCAACGCGCGCCAGGCGGTCCACCAGGGGACGGGCAGCCGGGTCAGGCTCTCGATGGCGTCGATGCCCGCGTTGTACTGGTCGGGCATCGACGTCATGAAGCGGCGCCCGGTGCCGGCCTGCG harbors:
- a CDS encoding SpoIIE family protein phosphatase: MPSALPGGEEAHGPFWSEPGTLLEHVPVAVLGIDDGDRVCYWGPGARDLFGYDSASVLSGPGAVLFADGSRSGSESCTRLTERGRTLGYWRGRLAARHRDATVFECGFRAFSVTGAAGRSVVMVLASRSDELDRVKTNLAFLDALFETCPIGLVMLDPDLRYVHLNQALADMDGLPIEAHLGRRMDEFMIMSDGGEYQRMLRDVALGGAPVVGTLVGLRPRGHPDRDQVRSVSFFPLSQAVGSRPGVGGLMVDVTDREQAILEATASRRRLALLDGASTRIGTTLDVNITAQELVDASMPDFCDGAVVEVVEWMDEDEVFDPARLLITRRIASGTILPPPATELVSGVETVRYPPGSVIHDMLRTGRAISAVVNEEFLARTVLIESRARLFAESGLACVLVAPLIARGTVQGIAMFGRSGDRPPFTRDDVSLAGELASRAAICLDNARLYSRVQDIALTLQRALLPSALATSPYVDVAHRYVPGSRITEVGGDWYDVISLPDGRVVLVVGDVMGHGVSAAAAMGRLRITTKALARHDSEPAELLTELDACAREAGIELATCLHIVYDPKTGRARIASAGHPPPLVLRPDGTVETIDEVLGVPLGVGGFPFRTTEIELPANATLALYTDGLIEARGRDIEAGLEALRSELQGAPRPLEQAADGILASLLPTPPTDDTVLVLARVHRAP